In one Zonotrichia albicollis isolate bZonAlb1 chromosome 14, bZonAlb1.hap1, whole genome shotgun sequence genomic region, the following are encoded:
- the LOC102074287 gene encoding phosphatidylinositol 3,4,5-trisphosphate 5-phosphatase 2A isoform X2 has protein sequence MAAARWYHRDISQVVAEELLGKAGRDGSFLVRDSESVKGAYALCLLFQRHVYTYRILPDEEGLLSVQTIQGIQAKCFRTLPELIGAYQHPNNGLVTPLLHAVPRPRPEEDSDGEDARGWGHTVPCPGAAPSSRSPIPQQLHQRLQEQLHSSPASDFMGFMAEYLTHHVQDLEALCHGHPQLRHLSTALATACRALHSEIDFTLAGLETLARVFDSPVSPRSPAREQGFLSSDPDLELLLSKISTVNHLLSSLEKKVLKSLQETVTRHNLALPSVAMSPLPAARPLAVQNFEVKVGKSQRAGLVVDVESGTVTVTKRGSGSPEEVIPQDKILQLIKYQSVQSKVRLVCARENQKSLSRDFIFPNARKREAFCQLLQLMRIQHSNLDEPEIISVYVGTWNMGSTPPPRSLASWLTSRGLGRTQDETTACIPHDLYVIGTQENSLGDREWVEFLCASLKSLMAIDYRVVALQCLWSIKIVVLVKPEHQRRISHVHTSSVKTGIANTLGNKGAVGVSFLFNGTSFGFVNCHLASGSEKTHRRNQNYSDILHSLALGDKRLGGFDLTLRFTHLFWFGDLNYRLDMDVQDILTHIVKKEFQALLAVDQLNLEREKNKVFLRFSEGDISFPPTYRYERGTRDTYVWQKSKPTGMRINVPSWCDRILWKSHPETHMVCNSYGCTDDIVTSDHSPVFATFEVGVTSQFVPKEAPGSGPEALACIEWESIEVILKTTSRSKCYIEFHSYCLEEVQRSGENTFQNCDIPGFLKLGWSSKHLPVLNPILPDLEYLGDQHLLLSIKGVESCESYGECCLALRSAIGSTAQQFETFLFHRGEETGSVRGWMRVRVPRGRSGTRERLYEWISFEEEDAEPAAEPPACPKPAPQRLRSRPRSLPEPATGYTNPAYFIFEGVPNAWLPAPGEAPRQRGESPARGQRCRSPAGVQVPLSSQEEPWGGRPHCAPLSPSPGHPLSPPRAGNHKRPKSAVLTRDALGLGDCSLYAATHLSQVSPQGRGDRQELPPRQTQHGLEPPPRPHREAPRPLGKRGALGALDLEAQPAPPADPQPARM, from the exons ATGGCGGCAGCGCGCTGGTACCACCGCGACATCAGCCAGGTGgtggctgaggagctgctgggcaagGCTGGGCGGGACGGCTCCTTCCTGGTGCGGGACAGCGAGTCGGTGAAGGGCGCATATGCCCTGTGCCTCCT GTTCCAGAGGCACGTCTACACCTACCGCATCCTCCCCGATGAGGAGGGGCTGCTCTCCGTGCAG ACCATCCAGGGCATCCAAGCCAAGTGTTTCCGCACCCTCCCCGAGCTGATCGGTGCCTACCAGCACCCCAACAATGGGCTGGTGACCCCGCTGCTGCACGCTGTGCCCCGGCCGCGGCCCGAGGAGGACTCGG ACGGGGAGGAtgcccggggctgggggcacacGGTGCCGTGTCCCGGCGCTGCCCCCTCCAGCCGGAGCCCCATCCCGCAGCAGCTgcaccagaggctgcaggagcagctccacagcag CCCGGCCAGTGACTTCATGGGCTTCATGGCCGAGTACCTGACCCACCACGTGCAGGACCTGGAGGCTCTGTGCCACGGGCACCCGCAGCTGCGGCACCTCAGCACCGCGCTGGCCACCGCCTGCCGGGCACTGCACAG tGAGATCGACTTCACGCTGGCGGGTCTGGAGACCCTGGCCAGGGTGTTCGactcccctgtgtcccctcgcAGCCCGGCCAGGGAGCAG GGCTTCCTGAGCAGCGACCcagacctggagctgctcctcagcaaGATCTCCACTGTCAACCACCTCCTGTCTTCGCTGGAGAAGAAG GTGCTGAAGTCACTTCAGGAGACGGTGACAAGGCACaacctggccctgcccagcgtGGCCATGTCCCCCTTGCCAGCTGCCAGGCCCCTGGCCGTGCAGAACTTCGAG GTGAAGGTGGGCAAGTCGCAGCGTGCAGGCCTGGTGGTGGACGTGGAGTCGGGGACAGTGACTGTCACCAAGCGGGGCAGTGGCTCCCCGGAGGAGGTGATCCCACAGGATAAGA TCCTGCAGTTGATCAAGTACCAGAGTGTGCAGAGCAAGGTGAGGCTGGTGTGTGCCCGTGAGAACCAGAAGAGCCTGAGCAGAGATTTCATCTTCCCCAATGCCCGG AAGCGAGAGGCTTtttgccagctgctgcagctgatgaGGATCCAGCACTCCAACCTGGATGAGCCTGAGATCATCTCGGTGTATGTTGGGACTTGGAACATGG GCAGCACGCCCCCACCCCGCTCCCTGGCCTCATGGCTGACCTCGAGGGGCTTGGGGCGCACACAGGACGAGACCACAGCCTGCATCCCCCACGACCTGTATGTGATCGGCACCCAGGAGAACTCCCTGGGCGACCGCGAGTGGGTCGAGTTCCTCTGCGCCTCCCTCAAGAGCCTCATGGCCATCGACTACCGAGTG gtggccctgcagtgcctgtgGAGCATCAAGATCGTGGTGCTGGTGAAGCCGGAGCACCAGCGGCGCATCAGCCACGTCCACACCTCCAGCGTGAAAACCGGAATTGCCAACACGCTGG GGAACAAGGGAGCTGTGGGCGTCTCCTTCCTTTTCAATGGGACCTCATTTGGCTTTGTCAACTGCCACCTGGCCTCCGGCAGTGAGAAGACCCACAG GCGTAACCAGAACTACAGTGACATCCTGCACTCCCTGGCTCTGGGGGACAAACGTCTGGGGGGCTTTGACCTCACCCTGCGCTTCACCCACCTCTTCTGGTTCGGGGACCTCAACTACCGCCTGGACATGGATGTGCAG gacATCCTCACCCACATCGTCAAGAAGGAGTTTCAAGCCCTCCTGGCTGTTGACCAGCTCAACCTGGAGCGAGAGAAGAACAAAGTGTTCCTGCGGTTCA GTGAGGGTGAcatctccttccctcccacGTACCGCTACGAGCGGGGCACCCGGGACACCTACGTGTGGCAGAAGTCCAAGCCCACAGGG ATGAGGATCAATGTCCCCTCGTGGTGTGACCGCATCCTGTGGAAGTCACACCCGGAGACCCACATGGTCTGTAACTCCTACG GCTGCACTGATGACATCGTGACCAGTGACCACTCACCTGTCTTTGCCACCTTTGAGGTGGGAGTGACGTCTCAGTTTGTGCCCAAGGAGG ctcctggctccgGCCCCGAGGCGCTGGCCTGCATCGAGTGGGAGAGCATCGAGGTGATCCTGAAAACCACGAGCCGTAGCAAGTGCTACATCGAGTTCCACTCCTACTGCCTGGAGG aGGTGCAGCGGAGCGGGGAGAACACCTTCCAGAACTGTGACATCCCCGGGTTCCTCAAGCTGGGCTGGTCCTCCAAGCATCTGCCTGTG CTGAACCCCATCCTGCCCGACCTGGAGTATCTGGGGGACCAGCACCTGCTCCTCAGCATCAAGGGCGTGGAGAGCTGCGAGTCCTACG GGGAGTGCTGCCTGGCCCTGAGGTCAGCGATCGGCAGCACGGCCCAGCAGTTCGAGACGTTCCTGTTCCACCGCGGCGAGGAGACGGGTTCTGTGCGCGGCTGGATGCGGGTCCGGGTGCCCCGGGGCCGGAGCGGCACCCGCGAGCGGCTCTACG AGTGGATCAGCTttgaggaggaggatgctgaGCCGGCGGCAGAGCCCCCGGCGTGCCCCAAGCCGGCCCCGCAACGCCTCAG GAGCCGCCCCCGCAGCCTTCCGGAGCCGGCCACGGGCTACACCAACCCTGCCTACTTCATCTTCGAGGGGGTGCCCAACGCGTGGCTCCCGGCCCCCGGAGAAGCCCCCAGGCAGCGGGGAGAGAGCCCGGCCCGGGGGCAGCGCTGCCGGAGCCCCGCTGGAGTGCAGGTCCCGTTATCCTCACAGGAGGAGCCGTGGGGTGGCCGGCCCCACTGCGCGCCACTGAGCCCGTCCCCAGGgcaccccctgagcccccccagaGCGGGAAACCACAAGAGACCCAAATCAGCCGTCCTGACGCGGGATGCGCTGGGGCTGGGCGACTGCTCGCTGTATGCGGCCACTCACCTGAGCCAGGTGTCCCCgcagggcaggggggacaggcaggagctgccaccGCGCCAGACCCAGCACGGcctggagccgccgccgcggccccaCCGGGAGGCGCCGAGGCCGCTCGGGAAGCGGGGAGCGCTCGGTGCCTTGGACCTGGAGGCTCAGCCCGCTCCTCCCGCCGACCCGCAGCCGGCCAGGATGTAG
- the LOC102074287 gene encoding phosphatidylinositol 3,4,5-trisphosphate 5-phosphatase 2A isoform X1, translated as MWAGCSCAGPGVLVPLPGEVASACGLRSAQAAGCGRFAASPALEELPLHSIPALSQPGHTEPAPRCLSSRGVCSALASMSPQGFSWYPTFSSCPSCPLKEHPGCPQGASLPAGPGVQLALPTHHGHILRDRPTKPCRLGLPWQRRGCDDASPSLPPQTIQGIQAKCFRTLPELIGAYQHPNNGLVTPLLHAVPRPRPEEDSDGEDARGWGHTVPCPGAAPSSRSPIPQQLHQRLQEQLHSSPASDFMGFMAEYLTHHVQDLEALCHGHPQLRHLSTALATACRALHSEIDFTLAGLETLARVFDSPVSPRSPAREQGFLSSDPDLELLLSKISTVNHLLSSLEKKVLKSLQETVTRHNLALPSVAMSPLPAARPLAVQNFEVKVGKSQRAGLVVDVESGTVTVTKRGSGSPEEVIPQDKILQLIKYQSVQSKVRLVCARENQKSLSRDFIFPNARKREAFCQLLQLMRIQHSNLDEPEIISVYVGTWNMGSTPPPRSLASWLTSRGLGRTQDETTACIPHDLYVIGTQENSLGDREWVEFLCASLKSLMAIDYRVVALQCLWSIKIVVLVKPEHQRRISHVHTSSVKTGIANTLGNKGAVGVSFLFNGTSFGFVNCHLASGSEKTHRRNQNYSDILHSLALGDKRLGGFDLTLRFTHLFWFGDLNYRLDMDVQDILTHIVKKEFQALLAVDQLNLEREKNKVFLRFSEGDISFPPTYRYERGTRDTYVWQKSKPTGMRINVPSWCDRILWKSHPETHMVCNSYGCTDDIVTSDHSPVFATFEVGVTSQFVPKEAPGSGPEALACIEWESIEVILKTTSRSKCYIEFHSYCLEEVQRSGENTFQNCDIPGFLKLGWSSKHLPVLNPILPDLEYLGDQHLLLSIKGVESCESYGECCLALRSAIGSTAQQFETFLFHRGEETGSVRGWMRVRVPRGRSGTRERLYEWISFEEEDAEPAAEPPACPKPAPQRLRSRPRSLPEPATGYTNPAYFIFEGVPNAWLPAPGEAPRQRGESPARGQRCRSPAGVQVPLSSQEEPWGGRPHCAPLSPSPGHPLSPPRAGNHKRPKSAVLTRDALGLGDCSLYAATHLSQVSPQGRGDRQELPPRQTQHGLEPPPRPHREAPRPLGKRGALGALDLEAQPAPPADPQPARM; from the exons ATGTGGGCAGGatgcagctgtgcagggcccGGGGTGCTCGTCCCCCTCCCCGGCGAGGTGGCATCAGCCTGTGGTTTGCGTTCTGCACAAGCTGCAGGATGCGGGCGCTTTGCAGCCTCACCAgctctggaggagctgcctctgcACAGCATCCCGGCGCTGTCACAGCCTGGCCACACAGAGCCAGCCCCACGGTGCCTGTCCTCACGCGGGGTCTGTTCTGCGCTCGCTTCCATGTCCCCTCAGGGTTTCTCCTGGTACCCAACTTTCTCCAGCTGCCCTTCCTGCCCCCTAAAAGAGCATCCTGGGTGCCCGCAGGGagcatccctgcctgctgggccCGGTGTCCAGCTGGCCCTTCCCACTCACCACGGGCACATTTTGAGAGACAGACCCACCAAACCCTGCAGGCTGGGGCTACCCTGGCAGAGGAGGGGATGTGATGATGCTTCCCCCTCTCTGCCTCCCCAGACCATCCAGGGCATCCAAGCCAAGTGTTTCCGCACCCTCCCCGAGCTGATCGGTGCCTACCAGCACCCCAACAATGGGCTGGTGACCCCGCTGCTGCACGCTGTGCCCCGGCCGCGGCCCGAGGAGGACTCGG ACGGGGAGGAtgcccggggctgggggcacacGGTGCCGTGTCCCGGCGCTGCCCCCTCCAGCCGGAGCCCCATCCCGCAGCAGCTgcaccagaggctgcaggagcagctccacagcag CCCGGCCAGTGACTTCATGGGCTTCATGGCCGAGTACCTGACCCACCACGTGCAGGACCTGGAGGCTCTGTGCCACGGGCACCCGCAGCTGCGGCACCTCAGCACCGCGCTGGCCACCGCCTGCCGGGCACTGCACAG tGAGATCGACTTCACGCTGGCGGGTCTGGAGACCCTGGCCAGGGTGTTCGactcccctgtgtcccctcgcAGCCCGGCCAGGGAGCAG GGCTTCCTGAGCAGCGACCcagacctggagctgctcctcagcaaGATCTCCACTGTCAACCACCTCCTGTCTTCGCTGGAGAAGAAG GTGCTGAAGTCACTTCAGGAGACGGTGACAAGGCACaacctggccctgcccagcgtGGCCATGTCCCCCTTGCCAGCTGCCAGGCCCCTGGCCGTGCAGAACTTCGAG GTGAAGGTGGGCAAGTCGCAGCGTGCAGGCCTGGTGGTGGACGTGGAGTCGGGGACAGTGACTGTCACCAAGCGGGGCAGTGGCTCCCCGGAGGAGGTGATCCCACAGGATAAGA TCCTGCAGTTGATCAAGTACCAGAGTGTGCAGAGCAAGGTGAGGCTGGTGTGTGCCCGTGAGAACCAGAAGAGCCTGAGCAGAGATTTCATCTTCCCCAATGCCCGG AAGCGAGAGGCTTtttgccagctgctgcagctgatgaGGATCCAGCACTCCAACCTGGATGAGCCTGAGATCATCTCGGTGTATGTTGGGACTTGGAACATGG GCAGCACGCCCCCACCCCGCTCCCTGGCCTCATGGCTGACCTCGAGGGGCTTGGGGCGCACACAGGACGAGACCACAGCCTGCATCCCCCACGACCTGTATGTGATCGGCACCCAGGAGAACTCCCTGGGCGACCGCGAGTGGGTCGAGTTCCTCTGCGCCTCCCTCAAGAGCCTCATGGCCATCGACTACCGAGTG gtggccctgcagtgcctgtgGAGCATCAAGATCGTGGTGCTGGTGAAGCCGGAGCACCAGCGGCGCATCAGCCACGTCCACACCTCCAGCGTGAAAACCGGAATTGCCAACACGCTGG GGAACAAGGGAGCTGTGGGCGTCTCCTTCCTTTTCAATGGGACCTCATTTGGCTTTGTCAACTGCCACCTGGCCTCCGGCAGTGAGAAGACCCACAG GCGTAACCAGAACTACAGTGACATCCTGCACTCCCTGGCTCTGGGGGACAAACGTCTGGGGGGCTTTGACCTCACCCTGCGCTTCACCCACCTCTTCTGGTTCGGGGACCTCAACTACCGCCTGGACATGGATGTGCAG gacATCCTCACCCACATCGTCAAGAAGGAGTTTCAAGCCCTCCTGGCTGTTGACCAGCTCAACCTGGAGCGAGAGAAGAACAAAGTGTTCCTGCGGTTCA GTGAGGGTGAcatctccttccctcccacGTACCGCTACGAGCGGGGCACCCGGGACACCTACGTGTGGCAGAAGTCCAAGCCCACAGGG ATGAGGATCAATGTCCCCTCGTGGTGTGACCGCATCCTGTGGAAGTCACACCCGGAGACCCACATGGTCTGTAACTCCTACG GCTGCACTGATGACATCGTGACCAGTGACCACTCACCTGTCTTTGCCACCTTTGAGGTGGGAGTGACGTCTCAGTTTGTGCCCAAGGAGG ctcctggctccgGCCCCGAGGCGCTGGCCTGCATCGAGTGGGAGAGCATCGAGGTGATCCTGAAAACCACGAGCCGTAGCAAGTGCTACATCGAGTTCCACTCCTACTGCCTGGAGG aGGTGCAGCGGAGCGGGGAGAACACCTTCCAGAACTGTGACATCCCCGGGTTCCTCAAGCTGGGCTGGTCCTCCAAGCATCTGCCTGTG CTGAACCCCATCCTGCCCGACCTGGAGTATCTGGGGGACCAGCACCTGCTCCTCAGCATCAAGGGCGTGGAGAGCTGCGAGTCCTACG GGGAGTGCTGCCTGGCCCTGAGGTCAGCGATCGGCAGCACGGCCCAGCAGTTCGAGACGTTCCTGTTCCACCGCGGCGAGGAGACGGGTTCTGTGCGCGGCTGGATGCGGGTCCGGGTGCCCCGGGGCCGGAGCGGCACCCGCGAGCGGCTCTACG AGTGGATCAGCTttgaggaggaggatgctgaGCCGGCGGCAGAGCCCCCGGCGTGCCCCAAGCCGGCCCCGCAACGCCTCAG GAGCCGCCCCCGCAGCCTTCCGGAGCCGGCCACGGGCTACACCAACCCTGCCTACTTCATCTTCGAGGGGGTGCCCAACGCGTGGCTCCCGGCCCCCGGAGAAGCCCCCAGGCAGCGGGGAGAGAGCCCGGCCCGGGGGCAGCGCTGCCGGAGCCCCGCTGGAGTGCAGGTCCCGTTATCCTCACAGGAGGAGCCGTGGGGTGGCCGGCCCCACTGCGCGCCACTGAGCCCGTCCCCAGGgcaccccctgagcccccccagaGCGGGAAACCACAAGAGACCCAAATCAGCCGTCCTGACGCGGGATGCGCTGGGGCTGGGCGACTGCTCGCTGTATGCGGCCACTCACCTGAGCCAGGTGTCCCCgcagggcaggggggacaggcaggagctgccaccGCGCCAGACCCAGCACGGcctggagccgccgccgcggccccaCCGGGAGGCGCCGAGGCCGCTCGGGAAGCGGGGAGCGCTCGGTGCCTTGGACCTGGAGGCTCAGCCCGCTCCTCCCGCCGACCCGCAGCCGGCCAGGATGTAG